The genome window CAAAACCGGCAGAAAAGCCCGCGCACCCCAGATTCGCCTCGAGCAAATTGCGCCACGCGACGGCACCGAGACCCAGAGCCTGCTGGACTGGATTGTCACCTATCCTCGTTTCAAGTCCAAGGTGGCCGTGATCGACGGGGCGCACTTCCTGGGAGAAGCCGCTGCCAACGCTCTGCTGAAGGTGCTGGAAGAACCGCCCTCCTTTGCCCGTATCATCCTGATAGCCCCCAGCCGCGAACTGGTTCTGCCTACCCTGGTAAGCCGCAGCCTCGAGGTAAGCTTCGCGCCCGTCCCGCAGGCTTTATTACAGACACTCACCACCGATCCCGAGGTGCTGGCGTTTGCTCAGGGGGCTCCGGGCAAGGTACGCTGGGCCCTGGAACACCCTGCCGAGTTTGGTCGGTTGGTTGGCCGTACCCAGGGTGTGCTGGAAGCCCTGCAGTCCGGGCCCGCTCAAACCCTCGAGGCCCTCAAGCTGCTCGGCGAATTGGAGGAGGCCCTTCCCTACCTGGGTCGACAACTCAAGCAGCGCTTTGCTGTAGATAGCCCAGCCTATAAAGCTGCCCTCGAGGCCATTACTCGTGCGCAAGAAGCTCATGCAGCCTATGTGGGTGAGGATCTGGTGCAAACCTGGCTGGCCCTTAAACTCTCCCAACTCTAGATTTCCCACTACACTTTGCTTTAGGCTTAGGTAGGGTTGTAAGCTTTTACAATCCCTGCTATGTGGGTTTTGGTTGTGTCTACACCATCGGGTAAGTTTTCCAGCCAAAGTTACCCGCGTAGCGGAGGACGATACCGCCCTATAGAAAGCGAAAGCTTTCTTGGAGGAGTAAAGCAAAGGGTGTCCTCCAGGATTCAACTGGTTGGCCGCCTGGCGTTTTTGTTTAGCAACTATCTGTTGAGTCCGGTACTGTCCGCTTCGCTTTCGATAAGCTTTGCGCCTCGGCAAGATGGGAGAACTCCCTGCGCTATTTTAGGAGGTTTACATGGTGTGCGTAGGCGTGCGATTTGTGCATAGCCCTAAAATTTACGACTATCGGTTCAGCAACCAGGCTCCACCTGTAGATAGCTGGGTGGTGGTTAGAACGGCGCGTGGGCTGGAGTTAGCTAAAGTACGTACCGAGCCTCGTCCGGGCAGTGCGGTCGGCGAGGTGGTACGCATAGCTACCCCGGAGGATCTAGATCAACACAGCAAGCTCAAAAATCGAGCTGAGGAAATCCACTGGTGGCTCAAAGCACGCTTGCGGCGGGAGGGTGTGCGGGCCAAGGTCTTGGGCTGCGAATTTACCCTGGATGGCAATCACATCGCAGTGCATTACTCTGCCGAACAGCGCATCGACCTGCGCCGCTGGGTCAGCGAGTTAAGTAAGCTGGCCGGGGCTCGAGTGGAGTTCGTAGCCCTGGGCCCCCGCGACCAGACCGCCTTCCTGGGGGCTCTTGGGGCCTGCGGTATGGAGTCATGTTGCTCAAAGTGGCTGCAGGACTTTGCTCAGGTCTCTATCAAAATGGCTCGAGACCAGCAGCTTCCTCTCTCGCCCGAAAAAATATCCGGCCCATGTGGACGTCTGCTGTGTTGCTTGCAGTACGAGCACGAGCAGTACCAGGAGCTCCTGGCCGAACTTCCCCGCAAAAACAGCAAGGCCTGCAGTATTCAGGGTACCTGTGGGAAGGTAACCAAGCTTAATCCTCTAGCTGGAACGGTGGAGTTGGCGACCGAGGAAGGCAGTACCGTAACGGTACACAAAAGTGAGCTTCGGTGGGATTAAATGCTCGCTATTCTTGTGGATCCGTCGATAGTTCTCTTTGCCGGGAGTAACGGGTGCTGAACATTGTTCAGGTTCTTAGCCGAAGCGTTGGTTTATTGGCACAACATCCTGTCGGCATCGTCTGGTTACTGGTTCAAGCGCTCCTGGTTAGCGTATTTACCCTGGGCCTCATGGCCGGGCCTATGCAGGTTGGCATCTATACAGTTCTGGTTCGCTATGCCCGCACCGGACTCTGGAACCCCGAGGCCCTTTGGGGCCACACCAATGCCCACAACATTGGGGCCGGCATCGTATTTGTAGCCAGTACCCTGGCCGCATTTGTGGTAGGCTTACCCATTGCGGTACCCAATACCTTGCTAGCTGCCGTACTTAGCTACCTTGGCCTGGCTGCTATCAATCTGCTCTGGTTTTACACCTTCCAGATCATGGTAGATGACGATCAGGCCTGGCCCGGGGCCATCCGTAAAGGGTGGGACTTAATGCAGCAGGGTGGGCTGTTAAACCACCTCGTACTGATTGCCATTCTGGAGTCGCTGGTACTGGTCTCAAC of Meiothermus sp. contains these proteins:
- a CDS encoding regulatory iron-sulfur-containing complex subunit RicT, with the protein product MVCVGVRFVHSPKIYDYRFSNQAPPVDSWVVVRTARGLELAKVRTEPRPGSAVGEVVRIATPEDLDQHSKLKNRAEEIHWWLKARLRREGVRAKVLGCEFTLDGNHIAVHYSAEQRIDLRRWVSELSKLAGARVEFVALGPRDQTAFLGALGACGMESCCSKWLQDFAQVSIKMARDQQLPLSPEKISGPCGRLLCCLQYEHEQYQELLAELPRKNSKACSIQGTCGKVTKLNPLAGTVELATEEGSTVTVHKSELRWD